A portion of the Deinococcus apachensis DSM 19763 genome contains these proteins:
- a CDS encoding ATP-dependent Clp protease ATP-binding subunit yields the protein MNRYDDRARLVFHYAREEGNRLGHAMVGPEHLLLGLMREGGTAATILTEFGASLDGLRRRVEEIIGRGEGNRLNDAPSITPRARRVMELASAEARSLGAQVTSTEHILLGIIREGDGVAFRILQELTKDVDTIRWRVLAQGDGSTGGKTAKPVATPFLDEYGRDLTKQAREGKLDPVIGRSEEIRRVTQILTRRTKNNPVLIGDPGVGKTAIVEGLALAIHEKRTPPNLHGVRLVSLDLSGVVAGTKYRGEFEERLRQIIEELRNAKVMAFIDELHTLVGAGGAEGTLDAANILKPALSRGEIQVIGATTTGEYHRYIEKDAALERRFQPVIVLEPSPAETLQILRGLRPRYEEHHGVQIPEAALELAVRIGERSLPGRNFPDKAIDLIDEAASRVRLNMSVGLPVSETEDGEPMVAREDIESVINSMGGIYSEESAAQLNDLEDQLNDQTYGQPEAVKALSSALRRARVGLGGRTRVAASFLFVGPSGVGKTHLAKVLARTLFGSERSLIRVDMSEFQESHSISKLIGSPPGYVGFEQGGRLTEAVRRQPFSVILLDEIEKAHPDIYNTFLQVLDDGRLTDGLGRTVDFRRTIIIMTSNTGFNVNPTVGFSPVTPDNNTPLRHIFTPEFLDRLDDVIRFRPLGEDELVRVAQQLMGEMREELASRELNVTFDPAIAPWLVSKLKARSPKHAVGSSRQLRTLVREEIEDPLALELIGNAGEELRVVLGTDGIQFERGKTAPPQILA from the coding sequence ATGAACAGATATGACGACCGCGCCCGCCTCGTGTTCCACTATGCCCGGGAAGAGGGCAACCGGCTGGGGCACGCGATGGTCGGCCCCGAACACCTCCTGCTCGGCCTGATGCGCGAGGGCGGCACCGCCGCAACCATCCTCACCGAGTTCGGCGCCTCGCTCGACGGCCTGCGCCGCCGCGTCGAGGAGATCATCGGCCGGGGCGAGGGCAACCGCCTGAACGACGCCCCCTCCATCACCCCCCGCGCCCGCCGCGTCATGGAACTCGCGTCCGCCGAGGCCCGTTCTCTCGGTGCGCAGGTCACCTCCACCGAGCACATCCTCCTGGGCATCATCCGCGAGGGGGACGGGGTGGCCTTCCGCATCCTCCAGGAACTCACCAAGGATGTGGACACGATCCGCTGGCGGGTGCTCGCGCAGGGGGACGGCAGCACCGGGGGCAAGACCGCCAAGCCGGTCGCCACGCCCTTTCTCGACGAGTACGGCCGTGACCTGACGAAGCAGGCCCGCGAGGGCAAGCTCGACCCGGTGATCGGCCGCTCGGAGGAGATCCGCCGCGTCACCCAGATCCTCACCCGCCGTACCAAGAACAACCCCGTCCTCATCGGCGACCCCGGCGTGGGCAAGACCGCCATCGTCGAGGGGCTCGCGCTCGCCATCCACGAGAAGCGGACGCCGCCCAACCTGCACGGCGTCCGCCTCGTCAGCCTCGACCTCTCGGGCGTCGTCGCCGGGACCAAGTACCGCGGCGAGTTCGAGGAGCGGCTGCGGCAGATCATTGAGGAACTCCGCAACGCCAAGGTCATGGCCTTCATCGACGAGCTGCACACCCTGGTCGGGGCGGGCGGTGCGGAGGGCACCCTCGACGCGGCGAACATCCTCAAGCCCGCCCTGAGCCGCGGCGAAATCCAGGTCATCGGCGCGACCACGACTGGCGAGTACCACCGCTACATCGAGAAGGACGCCGCCCTGGAGCGCCGCTTCCAGCCCGTGATCGTGCTGGAGCCCAGCCCCGCCGAGACGCTGCAAATCCTGCGCGGTCTGCGCCCCCGGTATGAGGAGCACCACGGCGTCCAGATTCCCGAGGCCGCCCTCGAACTCGCCGTCCGCATCGGCGAGCGCAGCCTCCCGGGCCGCAACTTCCCCGACAAGGCCATTGACCTCATCGACGAGGCGGCCAGCCGCGTCCGCCTCAACATGAGCGTTGGCCTCCCCGTCTCCGAGACCGAGGACGGCGAGCCGATGGTGGCCCGCGAGGACATTGAGAGTGTCATCAACTCGATGGGCGGCATCTACTCCGAGGAGTCGGCCGCGCAACTCAACGACCTCGAAGACCAGCTCAACGATCAGACCTACGGCCAGCCCGAGGCGGTCAAGGCGCTGTCGAGCGCCCTGCGCCGTGCCCGCGTTGGTCTGGGCGGACGCACCCGCGTTGCCGCCAGCTTCCTCTTCGTCGGCCCCAGCGGCGTGGGCAAGACGCACCTCGCCAAGGTCCTGGCCCGCACCCTCTTCGGCTCGGAGCGGTCGCTGATCCGGGTGGACATGAGCGAGTTCCAGGAGTCGCACTCCATCTCCAAGCTGATCGGTTCGCCTCCCGGCTACGTGGGCTTCGAGCAGGGCGGTCGCCTGACGGAGGCCGTGCGCCGCCAGCCCTTCTCGGTGATCCTGCTCGACGAGATCGAGAAGGCGCACCCCGACATCTACAACACCTTCCTCCAGGTGCTCGACGACGGCCGCCTCACCGACGGGCTGGGCCGCACGGTGGACTTCCGCCGCACGATCATCATCATGACGAGCAACACGGGCTTCAACGTGAACCCCACGGTGGGCTTCTCGCCCGTCACGCCCGACAACAACACGCCGCTGCGGCACATCTTCACGCCCGAATTCCTCGACCGCCTCGACGACGTGATTCGCTTCCGCCCGCTGGGCGAGGACGAACTCGTGCGCGTCGCGCAGCAGCTCATGGGCGAGATGCGCGAGGAACTCGCCAGCCGCGAGCTCAACGTCACCTTCGACCCCGCCATCGCCCCGTGGCTGGTCAGCAAGCTCAAGGCCCGCAGCCCCAAGCACGCGGTGGGCTCCAGCCGCCAGCTCCGCACCCTCGTCCGCGAGGAGATCGAGGACCCGCTGGCCCTGGAACTTATCGGCAATGCGGGTGAGGAACTGCGCGTGGTGCTGGGGACCGATGGCATCCAGTTCGAACGCGGGAAGACGGCGCCGCCGCAGATCCTGGCTTAA
- a CDS encoding DUF2834 domain-containing protein has translation MQALLLVLALLGFVLPFSQFVPWLMENGLNLPLLVREAVATRISAFAWADVLVSALAVILLIVVEGRRSGVRGSWAAILGTLCVGPSFGLPLFLYLRERQRTPR, from the coding sequence ATGCAGGCCCTCTTGCTGGTCCTGGCCCTCCTCGGCTTCGTCCTGCCATTCAGCCAGTTCGTGCCCTGGCTCATGGAGAACGGCCTGAACCTGCCGCTGCTTGTCCGGGAGGCGGTGGCGACCCGCATCTCGGCTTTCGCGTGGGCCGATGTTCTCGTCAGCGCGCTGGCCGTGATCCTGCTGATCGTCGTTGAGGGGCGGCGCAGCGGCGTTCGTGGGTCCTGGGCGGCCATTCTCGGAACGCTGTGTGTCGGGCCTTCCTTCGGCCTGCCGCTGTTCCTGTACCTGCGTGAACGGCAGCGGACGCCCCGGTGA
- a CDS encoding fumarylacetoacetate hydrolase family protein, translating into MRLVRIEHGGAPHWGQVEGDTVHLTRGMGGERTGETAPLEVAQLLVPAEPTKIVCVGRNYLDHIRELGNDKGDLPSEPGLFLKGPNALAEPGGTVDYPAWTHNFHFEGELALVIGRRARDLGPDNALDAVLGYTCGLDLTARDLQKTDLQWFRAKAADRFCPLGPWLETDLEPGDLRVQTRVNGETRQDGRTSHMIFDVVQILTYITRFVTLEPGDVVLTGTPEGVGPLQKGDTVEVEVEGVGVLTTHIG; encoded by the coding sequence ATGCGTCTGGTCAGAATCGAGCACGGGGGCGCCCCTCACTGGGGCCAGGTCGAGGGGGATACCGTCCACCTCACGCGCGGCATGGGCGGCGAGCGCACAGGGGAGACGGCGCCGCTGGAGGTTGCCCAACTCCTCGTCCCCGCCGAGCCCACCAAGATCGTCTGCGTGGGCCGCAACTACCTCGATCACATCCGCGAGCTGGGCAACGACAAGGGCGACCTGCCGAGCGAGCCGGGCCTCTTCCTGAAGGGGCCGAACGCGCTGGCTGAGCCGGGCGGCACGGTGGACTACCCTGCCTGGACACATAACTTCCACTTCGAGGGCGAACTCGCGCTGGTGATCGGGCGCCGGGCGCGGGACCTGGGGCCGGACAACGCGCTGGACGCCGTGCTGGGCTACACCTGCGGCCTAGACCTCACCGCCCGCGACCTTCAGAAGACCGACCTGCAATGGTTTCGTGCCAAGGCCGCAGACCGCTTCTGCCCCCTCGGCCCCTGGCTGGAGACGGACCTGGAGCCGGGCGACCTGCGTGTGCAAACCCGCGTGAACGGCGAGACCCGGCAGGACGGGCGGACGAGCCACATGATCTTTGACGTGGTGCAGATTCTGACCTACATCACCCGCTTCGTGACGCTGGAACCCGGCGACGTGGTCCTCACGGGCACGCCGGAGGGCGTCGGCCCGCTGCAAAAGGGCGATACCGTCGAGGTGGAGGTCGAGGGGGTCGGGGTTCTCACGACTCACATCGGATAG
- a CDS encoding acyl-CoA dehydrogenase family protein, whose protein sequence is MTSQPKNPAELLAQLDPEALARLGQRVDLPALLSAASRLSDRQLGQLARMMRGGGAPKALPEPDGDFYGQLADLTPEQQEVRLAVRGFMQEHVAPVMNAYWSRDEFPRHLIPELRKLNLPRRIWNEDGTRRPGATMTEGLITLEACRVDVSTAVFFGVHAGLAFASIALGGSAAQKAEWLPRMLDLEAIGAFGLTEPEGGSQVSQGMRTTCRRDGDEWVLDGEKYWIGNSPFSDFTVVWARDEDTQEVRGFIVRAGTPGYHVRKLEGKVALRIVENGHITLTGCRVPDSDRLQETRGWRTTAEVLRLTRAGVAWQGVGCAFGAYELALAYAQRREQFGKPIGNFQLIQNHLVHMLGNVTSMLSLVLRLSHMADAGQMRDEHASLAKVVTAARCRETVALARETFGGNGILLDNGVIKHFADTEAIYSYEGTNEINTLVVGRAITGFSAFV, encoded by the coding sequence ATGACCTCCCAACCAAAAAACCCCGCGGAGTTGCTCGCCCAACTCGACCCCGAAGCGCTGGCGCGGCTGGGCCAGAGGGTGGACCTCCCCGCCCTGCTCTCGGCCGCCTCGCGCCTGAGTGACCGGCAACTCGGGCAACTCGCGCGGATGATGAGGGGCGGCGGAGCGCCCAAAGCCCTGCCCGAGCCCGACGGCGACTTCTACGGGCAGCTTGCCGACCTTACCCCCGAGCAGCAGGAGGTCCGGCTGGCGGTGCGCGGTTTCATGCAGGAGCATGTCGCGCCGGTCATGAACGCCTACTGGAGCCGCGACGAGTTCCCGCGGCACCTTATCCCCGAGCTGCGAAAGCTGAACCTGCCCCGCCGCATCTGGAACGAGGACGGCACCCGGAGGCCCGGCGCGACGATGACGGAGGGGCTGATCACCCTGGAGGCGTGCCGAGTCGATGTCTCGACCGCCGTCTTTTTCGGCGTCCACGCGGGGCTGGCCTTCGCCTCCATCGCGCTGGGGGGCAGCGCCGCGCAGAAGGCCGAGTGGCTGCCGAGGATGCTCGACCTGGAGGCCATCGGTGCGTTTGGCCTGACCGAGCCGGAAGGCGGCTCGCAGGTCAGCCAGGGGATGCGGACGACCTGCCGCCGCGACGGGGACGAGTGGGTGCTGGACGGCGAGAAATACTGGATCGGCAACTCGCCTTTCAGTGACTTCACGGTGGTCTGGGCGCGCGACGAGGACACCCAGGAGGTGCGGGGCTTCATCGTGCGGGCGGGGACGCCGGGCTACCACGTGCGGAAGCTCGAGGGCAAGGTGGCGCTGCGAATCGTGGAGAACGGGCACATCACGCTGACGGGGTGCCGGGTGCCCGACTCGGATCGCCTTCAGGAGACGCGCGGCTGGCGCACAACCGCCGAGGTGCTGCGGCTGACCCGCGCGGGGGTGGCGTGGCAGGGGGTGGGCTGCGCGTTCGGGGCCTACGAGCTGGCGCTGGCCTATGCCCAGAGGCGCGAGCAGTTCGGCAAGCCCATCGGGAATTTCCAGCTCATCCAGAACCACCTCGTCCACATGCTGGGGAACGTGACGAGCATGCTCTCGCTCGTGCTGCGCCTCTCGCACATGGCCGACGCGGGGCAGATGCGCGACGAGCACGCCTCGCTCGCCAAGGTGGTCACCGCCGCCCGCTGCCGGGAGACGGTGGCGCTCGCCCGCGAGACCTTCGGCGGGAACGGCATTCTGCTCGACAACGGGGTGATCAAGCACTTCGCGGACACCGAGGCGATCTACTCGTACGAGGGCACGAACGAGATCAACACGCTGGTGGTGGGGCGGGCGATCACAGGGTTCAGCGCCTTCGTGTAA
- a CDS encoding aspartate aminotransferase family protein, with the protein MTTGPTGSLPPGFIRAQDVLDERFSPEQARTLDTRYGNEELLFGLNLLGLAGPFYRVTPWELEDEQGVRRINASGYAAVPFGDMPPVLTAFVREFMEKNRAQTLPQQASSPWRAALQTNLVRLLARELPSHADSQVFFCSSGTEAIEGALKFAKAWRPRGKFYISFSSGYHGKTLGSLSLTPNPEYQDVFRPLIPGALTSPYGDLDALTRLIRRLGPDNVVAVVVEPIQGEGGVNIPPPGFLRGVGDLCRRHGIVCIADEIQTGLGRTGHWFESAVQGLDPDIVTLAKPLGGGMTAVGATIVRHTIYKKMLGGLSSKRHSNTFGGNALAMAVGLKALEYLIEQDLPARSARLGALGLERLRSLQQQHPRLFEDVRGQGLLLAMQFKPIVGLPLPGVLKELVFEATAILALRELHEARVLANLSLSSKRTVRLTPALDMPEDLFGELFNRVATFAERNPASRHILTNTPPAMTARLAKFAASKPKKRTESDG; encoded by the coding sequence GTGACGACCGGCCCAACAGGCAGCTTGCCCCCAGGTTTCATCCGCGCGCAGGACGTGCTCGACGAGCGGTTCAGCCCCGAACAGGCGCGCACGCTCGACACCCGCTATGGCAACGAGGAATTGCTGTTCGGCCTGAATCTCCTGGGCCTCGCGGGGCCTTTTTACCGGGTCACCCCCTGGGAACTGGAGGACGAGCAGGGCGTGCGGCGCATCAACGCCTCGGGGTACGCGGCGGTGCCGTTCGGGGACATGCCCCCAGTACTTACCGCCTTCGTGCGGGAGTTCATGGAGAAGAACCGGGCGCAGACCCTGCCCCAGCAGGCGAGCAGTCCGTGGCGGGCGGCCCTCCAGACGAACCTCGTGCGGCTGTTGGCCCGCGAACTCCCCTCCCACGCCGACTCGCAGGTCTTCTTCTGCTCCAGCGGCACCGAGGCCATCGAGGGCGCGCTGAAGTTCGCCAAGGCGTGGCGGCCCCGGGGCAAGTTCTACATCTCCTTTTCCAGTGGCTACCACGGCAAGACGCTGGGCAGCCTGAGCCTGACCCCCAACCCCGAGTACCAGGACGTGTTCCGCCCGCTGATTCCCGGCGCGCTGACGAGCCCGTATGGTGACTTGGACGCGCTGACCCGGCTGATCCGGCGGCTGGGGCCGGACAACGTGGTCGCGGTGGTCGTCGAGCCCATCCAGGGCGAGGGCGGTGTGAACATTCCCCCGCCCGGCTTCCTGCGCGGAGTCGGGGACCTCTGCCGCCGCCACGGCATCGTGTGCATCGCGGACGAGATTCAGACCGGGCTGGGCCGCACCGGGCACTGGTTCGAGTCGGCGGTGCAGGGCCTGGACCCCGACATCGTGACGCTCGCCAAGCCGCTGGGCGGCGGGATGACAGCGGTGGGCGCGACCATAGTGCGCCACACGATCTACAAGAAGATGCTGGGCGGGCTGAGCAGCAAGCGTCACTCCAACACCTTCGGCGGGAACGCGCTGGCGATGGCGGTGGGCCTCAAGGCGCTCGAATACCTGATCGAGCAGGACCTCCCCGCCCGCAGCGCGCGGCTGGGTGCCCTGGGCCTGGAGCGGCTGCGGTCGCTTCAGCAACAGCACCCCCGACTCTTCGAGGACGTGCGCGGCCAGGGGCTGCTCCTCGCCATGCAGTTCAAACCGATAGTCGGCCTTCCGCTGCCCGGCGTCCTCAAGGAACTCGTGTTCGAGGCGACCGCCATCCTCGCCCTGCGTGAGCTGCACGAAGCGCGGGTCCTCGCCAACCTCAGCCTCAGCTCCAAGCGCACGGTGCGCCTGACCCCCGCCCTCGACATGCCCGAGGACCTGTTCGGCGAACTCTTCAATCGGGTCGCCACCTTCGCCGAGCGCAACCCCGCCTCACGCCACATCCTGACGAACACGCCCCCTGCCATGACCGCCCGATTGGCTAAGTTCGCCGCGAGCAAGCCGAAGAAGCGGACGGAGAGCGACGGGTAG
- a CDS encoding alpha/beta fold hydrolase, translating to MSRLQGRLSFSPRLRTVLALILVLLVGGAVGRLSTVLLRPPLVLGQDAAYPGAVATVRLEGEPHPFIDIRPRNGRAHTLLVLYPGGLVRPQAYEWLGRALAADGVQTVIPVFPLDLAVLGVNRAGELISRFGQGKRVVLAGHSLGGAMAASYAAKHPQDLSGLILMAAYPAQNVSLQNAPYPVLSLLAERDGVASAADVRGGLARLPPDTTLTVLPGAVHAFFGRYGPQRGDGQPTATREETERRIVTAVRAFLHALPERDAASRQPAHQGR from the coding sequence ATGTCTCGCCTCCAAGGCCGCCTCTCCTTCTCGCCCCGGCTCCGCACGGTCCTGGCCCTGATCCTGGTGCTCCTCGTGGGCGGGGCGGTCGGCAGGCTGAGCACGGTCCTCCTGCGCCCACCCCTGGTGTTGGGGCAGGACGCGGCCTATCCGGGCGCGGTAGCGACGGTGAGGCTGGAGGGGGAACCGCACCCCTTCATCGACATTCGGCCTCGGAACGGGAGGGCGCACACCCTGCTCGTCCTCTACCCCGGCGGGCTGGTGCGGCCCCAGGCGTACGAGTGGCTGGGCCGCGCGCTCGCAGCGGACGGGGTGCAGACAGTCATCCCGGTCTTTCCGCTCGACCTGGCCGTGCTGGGGGTGAACCGGGCGGGGGAGTTGATCTCGCGGTTCGGACAGGGCAAGCGGGTCGTTCTCGCCGGGCACTCGCTGGGCGGGGCGATGGCTGCGAGCTATGCGGCGAAACACCCACAGGACCTCTCCGGCCTGATCCTGATGGCCGCCTACCCGGCGCAGAATGTGAGCCTGCAGAATGCCCCTTATCCAGTTCTCTCCCTCCTCGCCGAACGGGACGGGGTGGCGAGCGCGGCGGACGTGCGGGGTGGCCTCGCCCGGCTGCCACCGGACACAACCCTGACGGTACTGCCAGGAGCGGTCCACGCCTTCTTCGGGCGGTACGGGCCGCAGAGGGGGGACGGCCAGCCCACCGCCACCCGGGAGGAGACCGAGCGGCGGATCGTGACGGCGGTCAGAGCGTTCCTTCATGCTTTGCCAGAAAGAGATGCGGCATCCAGGCAGCCCGCTCACCAGGGACGTTAG
- a CDS encoding NUDIX hydrolase yields MLTLAQLRELQSLAQAGLTYTRDPYDRDRYERLLALTAELLAEQTGQSPGKVHELLRAEQGYLTPKVDVRAVVLNDRGEVLLTREKVDGLWSLPGGWADPGDSPREVAAREVREETGREVRATRLLALLDKGKHTHPPDLWAVYKVFVACELLSDPGKHPRNTETLDSGWFSPDALPPLSLGRNLPEQVARMVELAQHPELGVDVD; encoded by the coding sequence GTGCTGACCCTCGCCCAGCTCCGCGAACTCCAGTCGCTTGCCCAGGCGGGCCTCACCTACACCCGCGATCCCTACGACCGCGACCGCTACGAACGGCTGCTGGCCCTGACGGCGGAGTTGCTGGCCGAGCAGACCGGGCAGTCACCGGGCAAGGTTCACGAATTGCTGCGAGCGGAACAGGGCTACCTGACGCCCAAGGTGGACGTGCGAGCGGTCGTGCTCAACGACCGGGGCGAGGTGCTGCTGACGCGGGAGAAGGTGGACGGCCTGTGGAGTCTGCCGGGGGGCTGGGCGGACCCCGGCGACAGTCCCCGTGAGGTCGCCGCGCGCGAGGTGCGCGAGGAGACGGGGCGGGAGGTGCGGGCAACCCGGCTCCTCGCCCTTCTCGACAAGGGCAAGCACACCCATCCACCCGACCTCTGGGCTGTGTACAAGGTGTTCGTGGCCTGCGAGTTGTTGAGTGATCCCGGCAAGCATCCCCGGAACACCGAGACGCTGGACAGCGGCTGGTTCTCCCCGGATGCCCTGCCGCCCCTCAGCCTAGGCCGCAACCTCCCCGAGCAGGTGGCGCGGATGGTGGAGCTGGCCCAGCATCCCGAACTGGGCGTGGACGTGGATTGA
- a CDS encoding S41 family peptidase produces the protein MPTRHCARTLALALLASLTAGASPATDLFDAATQAVQSRYYGWSTTDRKELGTKYAAVLAQKCAPQGDACDYTTGRTVLSDMFTELGDPHTNIRDAEGAERIAEVTFGRAVNRTGLRVVRVAGGLLVVSVMPGSPAEGAGVRRFDLLTTVNGQAAGKDAAGKNLAVGPNEFTRLERAGTPLRVTVRRAGQPDRDLTLGTASLQARDEPTLSWTGPEGKTAVIDYPTFLASDSSELFLKRVGEARDAGAKALIVDLRYNGGGSLDQCVAAASTFGPVLYKTRWQGGGYTYGGLLGEEVLPFLARAARPDRNVWPGPLAVLVGPNTASCAEVFTYYARQAGAIVVGEKTRGVGNSGVVFQPMPDGGVLSVTVLRAYTDGDQPLPDAITPEVAAPTDIGVLTTEGRDTTLEAALTALRALAGQKRPIGSAQTDPSQAPDATLGVGTPGVNRR, from the coding sequence GTGCCCACCCGCCACTGTGCCCGCACGTTGGCCCTCGCGCTGCTCGCCTCCCTGACGGCGGGGGCGAGTCCGGCCACGGACCTCTTCGACGCCGCCACCCAGGCTGTGCAGAGCCGCTACTACGGCTGGTCCACCACTGACCGCAAGGAACTGGGCACTAAGTACGCCGCTGTCCTCGCCCAGAAGTGCGCCCCCCAGGGCGACGCCTGCGACTACACCACGGGGCGGACCGTTCTGAGTGACATGTTCACCGAACTCGGCGACCCCCACACCAACATCCGCGACGCAGAGGGGGCCGAGCGCATCGCGGAGGTCACCTTTGGCCGCGCCGTGAACCGGACGGGCCTGCGTGTCGTGCGGGTGGCTGGCGGCCTGCTCGTCGTATCCGTCATGCCGGGAAGCCCCGCCGAGGGTGCTGGGGTGCGCCGCTTCGACCTGCTGACCACCGTGAATGGCCAGGCCGCCGGGAAGGACGCGGCGGGCAAGAACCTCGCGGTGGGGCCGAACGAGTTTACGCGGCTGGAGCGGGCGGGCACGCCCCTGCGGGTGACCGTGCGCCGGGCGGGCCAGCCGGACCGCGACCTCACCCTGGGCACCGCCAGCCTCCAGGCGCGGGACGAGCCCACCCTGAGCTGGACCGGGCCGGAGGGCAAGACCGCCGTGATCGACTACCCGACCTTCCTGGCGAGCGACAGCTCCGAACTCTTCCTCAAGCGCGTCGGCGAGGCGCGGGACGCCGGGGCGAAGGCGCTGATCGTGGACCTGCGCTACAACGGCGGCGGGTCGCTGGACCAGTGCGTGGCCGCCGCCAGCACCTTCGGCCCCGTGCTGTACAAGACCCGCTGGCAGGGCGGGGGCTACACCTACGGCGGCCTGCTCGGCGAGGAGGTGCTCCCCTTCCTGGCCCGCGCCGCCCGCCCCGACCGCAACGTCTGGCCCGGCCCGCTCGCCGTCCTGGTCGGCCCCAACACCGCCTCCTGTGCCGAGGTCTTCACGTACTACGCCCGGCAGGCTGGGGCCATCGTCGTCGGCGAGAAGACGCGCGGGGTGGGCAACAGCGGCGTGGTCTTCCAGCCCATGCCGGACGGCGGCGTGCTGTCGGTGACCGTGCTGCGGGCGTACACCGACGGGGACCAGCCTCTCCCCGACGCCATCACCCCCGAAGTGGCGGCGCCCACTGACATTGGCGTGCTGACCACCGAGGGCCGCGATACCACACTAGAAGCCGCTCTCACCGCCCTGCGTGCCCTGGCTGGTCAGAAGCGGCCAATCGGGTCGGCGCAGACAGACCCCAGTCAGGCCCCTGACGCTACTCTGGGGGTGGGCACCCCGGGTGTGAACAGAAGGTAA